One window of Trifolium pratense cultivar HEN17-A07 linkage group LG5, ARS_RC_1.1, whole genome shotgun sequence genomic DNA carries:
- the LOC123883721 gene encoding phospholipase D zeta 1-like isoform X2, whose amino-acid sequence MEQVDEEGDDETVPLQTDESAKNRDVPSSAALPIIRPALGRQHSIADRAKSAMQGYLNHFLGNISIVNSPEVCKFLEVSMLSFSPEYGPKLKEESVMVKHLPKIKKDDDSRKCCFSDCFNCCNDNWQKVWAVLKPGFLALLAHPFDTQPLDIIVFDVLPASDANGDGRLSLAIEMKERNPLRHSFKVTCGIRSIRIRVKSSSKVKDWVAAINDAGLRPPEGWCHPHRYGSYAPPRGLIEDDSQAQWFVDGQAAFEVIASAIEDAKSEIFICGWWLCPELYLRRPFQAHASSRLDNLLEAKAKEGVQIYILLYKEVALALKINSVYSKKKLLSIHENVRVLRYPDHFSTGVYLWSHHEKLVIVDNHICFIGGLDLCFGRYDAPEHKVGDVPPLMWPGKDYYNPRESEPNSWEDTMKDELVREKYPRMPWHDVHCALWGPPCRDIARHFVQRWNYAKRNKAPHEQQIPLLMPQHHMVIPHYLGSNETPSEIQDNVNDKAFKREDSFSSCCQDQDIPLLLPQEPVGLDIPPGLPKPNGQNSSQHNHDKPRRISTGLPFSFRRAKVAAVGPDTPMKGFVDDLDSEHYHEKMPHDRVSHVDSQNTDLEWWDTQERDDQGGFADESGQIGPRASCRCQVIRSVSQWSAGTSQTEESIHHAYCSLIEKAEYFIYIENQFFISGLSGDDMIRNRVSEALYRRIMRAYNEKKSFRVIIVIPLLPGFQGGIDDGGAASVRAIMHWQYRTICRGVHSILHNLHELLGSRVHDYISFYGLRNYGRLSDGGPVATSQVYVHSKIMIIDDCISLIGSANINDRSLLGSRDSEIGVVIEDKELTDSYMDGKPWKAGKFSLTLRLALWSEHLGLPAGEVNQIMDPIVDSTYKDIWMTIAKTNTAIYQDVFSCVPNDLIHTRLAFRQNMALWKEKIGHTTIDLGIAPDKLESYQDGDIKNTNPMERLASIKGHLVSFPLEFMSQESLRPTFSEGEYYATQVFH is encoded by the exons ATGGAGCAAGTTGACGAAGAAGGTGACGATGAAACAGTTCCTTTACAAACTGATGAAAGTGCTAAAAACAG AGACGTTCCATCTAGTGCTGCTCTACCAATTATACGGCCAGCTTTAGGACGACAACATTCTATTGCAGACAGGGCAAAAAGTGCAATGCAAGGGTATCTGAATCACTTTTTGGGAAATATTAGTATTGTTAACTCTCCCGAG GTTTGCAAGTTTTTGGAGGTGTCAATGTTATCTTTTTCACCGGAATATGGCCCTAAGCTGAAGGAAGAATCTGTGATGGTGAAGCATCTGCCTAAGATCAAAAAAGATGATGACTCCAGAAAATGTTGTTTCTCTGACTGTTTTAATTGTTGTAATGACAATTGGCAAAAG GTGTGGGCCGTATTGAAACCTGGATTCTTGGCATTGCTGGCACATCCTTTTGATACACAACCCTTGGACATTATTGTTTTTGATGTACTGCCCGCCTCAGATGCTAATGGAGATGGTCGTTTATCATTAGCGATTGAAATGAAGGAACGGAATCCTTTACGCCATTCATTCAAG GTGACTTGTGGAATCCGAAGTATTAGAATTAGAGTTAAAAGTAGTAGTAAAGTTAAAGATTGGGTCGCTGCAATTAATGATGCTGGACTCAGGCCTCCCGAAGGCTGGTGTCATCCTCACCGCTATGGTTCTTATGCTCCTCCAAGAGGCTTAATTGAAGATGACAGCCAAGCCCAGTGGTTTGTAGATGGGCAAGCAGCATTTGAAGTCATTGCTTCTGCAATTGAGGATGCCAAATCTGag ATATTTATCTGTGGGTGGTGGCTGTGCCCAGAACTGTATCTACGGCGACCTTTCCAGGCTCATGCTTCATCAAGGCTTGATAATCTGTTGGAAGCAAAAGCTAAGGAAGGGGTTCAG atTTACATTCTTCTCTACAAAGAGGTGGCTCTTGCTTTGAAAATCAACAGTGTTTATAGCAAGAAAAAGCTTCTTAGCATTCATGAGAATGTGAGGGTATTACGCTATCCTGACCACTTTTCTACTGGTGTTTACCTGTG GTCACACCATGAAAAACTTGTCATTGTTGATAATCATATTTGCTTCATCGGAGGACTGGATTTATGCTTTGGTCGATATGACGCACCTGAGCATAAAGTCGGAGATGTCCCTCCGCTAATGTGGCCTGGAAAGGACTATTACAACCCAAG AGAATCTGAACCAAATTCATGGGAAGATACAATGAAAGATGAATTGGTTCGTGAAAAATATCCTCGTATGCCTTGGCATGATGTTCATTGTGCCCTTTGGGGACCACCTTGTCGTGACATTGCTAGGCACTTTGTTCAGCGATGGAATTATGCCAAG AGGAACAAAGCTCCACATGAACAACAAATACCATTACTTATGCCTCAACATCATATGGTTATTCCCCATTACTTGGGAAGCAATGAGACACCAAGTGAAATTCAGGACAATGTCAATGATAAAGCCTTCAAGAGAGAAGATTCATTTTCCTCATGTTGCCAAGACCAAGATATTCCTCTACTCCTGCCTCAGGAACCGGTTGGGTTGGATATTCCTCCAGGACTCCCAAAACCAAATGGGCAAAACTCCTCTCAACATAACCATGACAAGCCAAGAAGGATAAGCACTGGCCTTCCTTTCTCATTCCGAAGGGCCAAAGTAGCAGCAGTTGGTCCGGATACACCAATGAAGGGCTTTGTAGATGATCTTGACTCTGAGCATTATCACGAGAAAATGCCTCATGATAGAGTGTCTCATGTTGATTCACAAAATACAGATCTGGAATGGTGGGATACTCAAGAGCGGGATGATCAGGGAGGTTTTGCTGATGAATCTGGACAAATTGGTCCTCGTGCTTCGTGTCGTTGTCAG GTTATTAGAAGCGTCAGTCAGTGGTCCGCCGGAACAAGTCAAACTGAAGAGAGCATCCACCATGCTTATTGCTCTCTCATTGAGAAAGCTGAATACTTCATCTACATCGAG AACCAGTTTTTTATCTCGGGTCTTTCTGGAGATGATATGATACGTAATCGTGTGTCAGAAGCTTTATATCGGCGGATTATGCGAGcttataatgaaaaaaaatcttttagggttataatcGTCATACCGCTCCTGCCTGGCTTCCAG GGGGGGATTGATGATGGGGGTGCAGCATCTGTGAGAGCCATAATGCATTGGCAGTATCGAACCATTTGCAGAGGGGTGCATTCTATCTTACATAATCTTCATGAGCTTCTTGGTTCAAGAGTACATGACTACATCTCTTTTTATGGTCTAAGGAATTATGGTAGACTCTCTGATGGTGGTCCTGTGGCAACCAGCCAG GTATACGTTCATAGTAAAATCatgattattgatgattgtATTAGTTTGATTGGATCTGCTAATATTAATGATAGAAGCTTACTCGGCTCCAGGGACTCTGAG ATTGGTGTAGTTATAGAAGACAAAGAGTTGACTGATTCTTATATGGATGGAAAGCCTTGGAAGGCAGGGAAGTTTTCTTTGACTCTTCGATTAGCATTATGGTCTGAACACTTGGGTCTCCCGGCAGGAGAG GTCAATCAAATAATGGACCCAATTGTTGATTCTACATACAAGGATATTTGGATGACAATAGCAAAG ACAAATACAGCAATTTATCAGGATGTCTTTTCCTGTGTACCTAATGATCTGATACACACCAG ACTTGCTTTCAGACAAAACATGGCTTTGTGGAAAGAAAAAATTGGACACACTACCATCGATTTAGGAATAGCCCCGGATAAACTAGAGTCCTATCAGGATGGAGATATCAAGAACACTAATCCCATGGAGAGATTAGCATCAATCAAGGGTCATCTTGTTTCTTTTCCCTTGGAGTTCATGAGTCAAGAAAGTCTAAGACCTACTTTTAGTGAAGGTGAATACTATGCCACTCAAGTTTTCCATTGA
- the LOC123883721 gene encoding phospholipase D zeta 1-like isoform X1, protein MATEKLMAAGGPKYVQMRSSPPSSPPPATADFASLPSFRYSSGEVYRIFDELPKANIVSVSRPDASDISPMQLSYTIQVQYKHFKWELEKRAHQVFILHFALKKRAFIEEIHEKQEQVKEWLQNLGIGEHTTMEQVDEEGDDETVPLQTDESAKNRDVPSSAALPIIRPALGRQHSIADRAKSAMQGYLNHFLGNISIVNSPEVCKFLEVSMLSFSPEYGPKLKEESVMVKHLPKIKKDDDSRKCCFSDCFNCCNDNWQKVWAVLKPGFLALLAHPFDTQPLDIIVFDVLPASDANGDGRLSLAIEMKERNPLRHSFKVTCGIRSIRIRVKSSSKVKDWVAAINDAGLRPPEGWCHPHRYGSYAPPRGLIEDDSQAQWFVDGQAAFEVIASAIEDAKSEIFICGWWLCPELYLRRPFQAHASSRLDNLLEAKAKEGVQIYILLYKEVALALKINSVYSKKKLLSIHENVRVLRYPDHFSTGVYLWSHHEKLVIVDNHICFIGGLDLCFGRYDAPEHKVGDVPPLMWPGKDYYNPRESEPNSWEDTMKDELVREKYPRMPWHDVHCALWGPPCRDIARHFVQRWNYAKRNKAPHEQQIPLLMPQHHMVIPHYLGSNETPSEIQDNVNDKAFKREDSFSSCCQDQDIPLLLPQEPVGLDIPPGLPKPNGQNSSQHNHDKPRRISTGLPFSFRRAKVAAVGPDTPMKGFVDDLDSEHYHEKMPHDRVSHVDSQNTDLEWWDTQERDDQGGFADESGQIGPRASCRCQVIRSVSQWSAGTSQTEESIHHAYCSLIEKAEYFIYIENQFFISGLSGDDMIRNRVSEALYRRIMRAYNEKKSFRVIIVIPLLPGFQGGIDDGGAASVRAIMHWQYRTICRGVHSILHNLHELLGSRVHDYISFYGLRNYGRLSDGGPVATSQVYVHSKIMIIDDCISLIGSANINDRSLLGSRDSEIGVVIEDKELTDSYMDGKPWKAGKFSLTLRLALWSEHLGLPAGEVNQIMDPIVDSTYKDIWMTIAKTNTAIYQDVFSCVPNDLIHTRLAFRQNMALWKEKIGHTTIDLGIAPDKLESYQDGDIKNTNPMERLASIKGHLVSFPLEFMSQESLRPTFSEGEYYATQVFH, encoded by the exons ATGGCGACGGAAAAGTTAATGGCCGCCGGTGGCCCTAAATACGTTCAAATGAGATCGTCTCCGCCTTCGTCTCCTCCTCCGGCAACTGCTGATTTTGCATCACTTCCGTCTTTTCGTTACAGTAGCGGCGAAGTCTATCGGATTTTCGATGAATTGCCTAAAGCTAATATCGTTTCCGTTTCTCGTCCTGATGCCAGTGATATTAGCCCTATGCAACTCTCTTATACAATTCAGGTTCAATATAAACAT TTCAAGTGGGAGCTAGAGAAGAGAGCGCACCAAGTatttattttgcattttgcGTTAAAGAAGCGTGCCTTTATTGAGGAAATCCATGAGAAGCAAGAGCAG GTTAAAGAATGGCTTCAAAATCTAGGAATTGGCGAACACACTACTATGGAGCAAGTTGACGAAGAAGGTGACGATGAAACAGTTCCTTTACAAACTGATGAAAGTGCTAAAAACAG AGACGTTCCATCTAGTGCTGCTCTACCAATTATACGGCCAGCTTTAGGACGACAACATTCTATTGCAGACAGGGCAAAAAGTGCAATGCAAGGGTATCTGAATCACTTTTTGGGAAATATTAGTATTGTTAACTCTCCCGAG GTTTGCAAGTTTTTGGAGGTGTCAATGTTATCTTTTTCACCGGAATATGGCCCTAAGCTGAAGGAAGAATCTGTGATGGTGAAGCATCTGCCTAAGATCAAAAAAGATGATGACTCCAGAAAATGTTGTTTCTCTGACTGTTTTAATTGTTGTAATGACAATTGGCAAAAG GTGTGGGCCGTATTGAAACCTGGATTCTTGGCATTGCTGGCACATCCTTTTGATACACAACCCTTGGACATTATTGTTTTTGATGTACTGCCCGCCTCAGATGCTAATGGAGATGGTCGTTTATCATTAGCGATTGAAATGAAGGAACGGAATCCTTTACGCCATTCATTCAAG GTGACTTGTGGAATCCGAAGTATTAGAATTAGAGTTAAAAGTAGTAGTAAAGTTAAAGATTGGGTCGCTGCAATTAATGATGCTGGACTCAGGCCTCCCGAAGGCTGGTGTCATCCTCACCGCTATGGTTCTTATGCTCCTCCAAGAGGCTTAATTGAAGATGACAGCCAAGCCCAGTGGTTTGTAGATGGGCAAGCAGCATTTGAAGTCATTGCTTCTGCAATTGAGGATGCCAAATCTGag ATATTTATCTGTGGGTGGTGGCTGTGCCCAGAACTGTATCTACGGCGACCTTTCCAGGCTCATGCTTCATCAAGGCTTGATAATCTGTTGGAAGCAAAAGCTAAGGAAGGGGTTCAG atTTACATTCTTCTCTACAAAGAGGTGGCTCTTGCTTTGAAAATCAACAGTGTTTATAGCAAGAAAAAGCTTCTTAGCATTCATGAGAATGTGAGGGTATTACGCTATCCTGACCACTTTTCTACTGGTGTTTACCTGTG GTCACACCATGAAAAACTTGTCATTGTTGATAATCATATTTGCTTCATCGGAGGACTGGATTTATGCTTTGGTCGATATGACGCACCTGAGCATAAAGTCGGAGATGTCCCTCCGCTAATGTGGCCTGGAAAGGACTATTACAACCCAAG AGAATCTGAACCAAATTCATGGGAAGATACAATGAAAGATGAATTGGTTCGTGAAAAATATCCTCGTATGCCTTGGCATGATGTTCATTGTGCCCTTTGGGGACCACCTTGTCGTGACATTGCTAGGCACTTTGTTCAGCGATGGAATTATGCCAAG AGGAACAAAGCTCCACATGAACAACAAATACCATTACTTATGCCTCAACATCATATGGTTATTCCCCATTACTTGGGAAGCAATGAGACACCAAGTGAAATTCAGGACAATGTCAATGATAAAGCCTTCAAGAGAGAAGATTCATTTTCCTCATGTTGCCAAGACCAAGATATTCCTCTACTCCTGCCTCAGGAACCGGTTGGGTTGGATATTCCTCCAGGACTCCCAAAACCAAATGGGCAAAACTCCTCTCAACATAACCATGACAAGCCAAGAAGGATAAGCACTGGCCTTCCTTTCTCATTCCGAAGGGCCAAAGTAGCAGCAGTTGGTCCGGATACACCAATGAAGGGCTTTGTAGATGATCTTGACTCTGAGCATTATCACGAGAAAATGCCTCATGATAGAGTGTCTCATGTTGATTCACAAAATACAGATCTGGAATGGTGGGATACTCAAGAGCGGGATGATCAGGGAGGTTTTGCTGATGAATCTGGACAAATTGGTCCTCGTGCTTCGTGTCGTTGTCAG GTTATTAGAAGCGTCAGTCAGTGGTCCGCCGGAACAAGTCAAACTGAAGAGAGCATCCACCATGCTTATTGCTCTCTCATTGAGAAAGCTGAATACTTCATCTACATCGAG AACCAGTTTTTTATCTCGGGTCTTTCTGGAGATGATATGATACGTAATCGTGTGTCAGAAGCTTTATATCGGCGGATTATGCGAGcttataatgaaaaaaaatcttttagggttataatcGTCATACCGCTCCTGCCTGGCTTCCAG GGGGGGATTGATGATGGGGGTGCAGCATCTGTGAGAGCCATAATGCATTGGCAGTATCGAACCATTTGCAGAGGGGTGCATTCTATCTTACATAATCTTCATGAGCTTCTTGGTTCAAGAGTACATGACTACATCTCTTTTTATGGTCTAAGGAATTATGGTAGACTCTCTGATGGTGGTCCTGTGGCAACCAGCCAG GTATACGTTCATAGTAAAATCatgattattgatgattgtATTAGTTTGATTGGATCTGCTAATATTAATGATAGAAGCTTACTCGGCTCCAGGGACTCTGAG ATTGGTGTAGTTATAGAAGACAAAGAGTTGACTGATTCTTATATGGATGGAAAGCCTTGGAAGGCAGGGAAGTTTTCTTTGACTCTTCGATTAGCATTATGGTCTGAACACTTGGGTCTCCCGGCAGGAGAG GTCAATCAAATAATGGACCCAATTGTTGATTCTACATACAAGGATATTTGGATGACAATAGCAAAG ACAAATACAGCAATTTATCAGGATGTCTTTTCCTGTGTACCTAATGATCTGATACACACCAG ACTTGCTTTCAGACAAAACATGGCTTTGTGGAAAGAAAAAATTGGACACACTACCATCGATTTAGGAATAGCCCCGGATAAACTAGAGTCCTATCAGGATGGAGATATCAAGAACACTAATCCCATGGAGAGATTAGCATCAATCAAGGGTCATCTTGTTTCTTTTCCCTTGGAGTTCATGAGTCAAGAAAGTCTAAGACCTACTTTTAGTGAAGGTGAATACTATGCCACTCAAGTTTTCCATTGA